The DNA segment TACCTACAACTTGATGTTCATCACACCTTTGATCTTCGTTTTCTTGCTCGTCTATTTCGGAACGACTTCTCAACAACTCACGCGCTGGATGATGCGACGAGCCGCAGCAGTCAAGCTAGGCACTGCAGCGCTCTTCTTGCTGCTGGCGGGATGGTTGGGCTACAGCATCGCTGCGTTATAATTCTGTACAGAAGGAAAGGGGAAATCTCATAAAGGTACACACATTGACTCTGCTGCTATTGGCAGGAGTGCTCTTGCTAGGCTGTGGGGCATGTAGCAGCCAGGCAACGCCGGCCGCCGTATCCAAGCCCACAGAAGGCGTGGCCATGGCAAGCGCTTCTCCAACACCTGAGGAAATTATCCAGGTTACCGTCGTTGAGCCGGTCAGCCAAGTCATTCGCAATGACACCTACTACTTCGATAACTGCAGTGGCACAGAGGAACGGCGCCAAGCTTTGAGCACGGTTGCCCAAGTGCAGAAAAGCCTCACTCTAGGGGCCGAAGCTAAAGCAATGGAGAGCGGCCAAGGGACCGCCATATCGGAAGAGTGCCGTGCTAAACTGACGCTTGAGATTGAGAAGGCGTATCAGGATAGATTGGCTGCTATCCAAGCCGATCTCGCGCAGGAGGAAATGGTGGCGGGAGCGTACTCGCGCTTCAACTATACTATCATCTGGGAGGAACAACGATTTAGTTCCACCGTATCCCTTACACTCGATGGACAGTCTTATACTATACCCTATACCCTGACCCTGTTTGTGCCAAGCCTGGGAAGCGCTAAATCAATCCCTTGCTCTGGTTGAATGCGCTAACAAAACGCCTGCCAGTTGGCAGGCATAAAAGAACAAGGAAACAATTGTCTATGCGTTCATCACTCTATCGCTGGCTGGTCGGGTTGCTCGTGCTTGCTGCGGTTGTAGCCATTTTGGCACTAAAAACTCGTGGCACAACAAGCAATATTTCCAACTTGCCTGCTAAAGAGATGGCGTCTGCGACCACATCACTGACACCAACGCCATCTCCTCTTAGTGAGGAGGCAGACCCATTTCCGAGCAAAGCAGATCCAGCTACCCAGATCGAATGGGTGCTGCGCCACAAGAAGCCAGCCATGATCCTTTTCCACAGCAACCTTTGCCGGCCCTGTCTAATGATGGAAGCCTTGGTGCAGATGGTGCGACGCGACTACGAGCCCACTGTCGTGTTCATCGAAATCGTCATTGACGATCCGGCCAACGCTGACCTGGTCCGCGCCGCGCGCATTGGCAGCATCCCAGCTTCCTTATTCGTGGACCGCTCCGGACAAGTCAAACGGGTTGTTGGCTTAATGAAGCAACAGGACCTGCGTGCTGAACTGGCTAGACTAATGAGTGAGGAATGAGGCGGTAACCATGCGCAGATACAGATGCTGTTTCCAAATTTCCATAGCAAAGGCTGCCGTCTTCCTGCTGCTGGCAATACTGCTTATCGGCTGCTCGGGGGACACTGTAAACCAACCTGCACCGACCATTATCCCGGTGGCGCCCAGCAGGGCATTTCCGACGGCTACGAAACCCGTGTCGCCCACAACAGTTCCACCTACGCCGACAAAGGCTATACTGTTGCCCCCTACCCCAACGCCACCGTTGCAAGGCGTAGCGAGGCTTACTATCCTATATACCAACGATACACGGGGCTATGTAGACCCCTGCGGCTGAGGAGTTCCCATGGGTGGAGTAGCCCGGCGGGCTACCGCAATCGAGTATCTTCGCGAACAAGCAGGCGAACACGTGCTCGTGTTGGATGCAGGAAACACGCTTTTGGGGGAAAGATTGGCTTTTGAAACCAAGGGGCGCATTATTGTGGAAGCGATGAATGCCATGGGATATGACGCCCTCACTGTGGGCACCTTGGAATTGAGCCAGGGAATCCAAGTGCTCCAGGAGCGTGCAAAGGAGGCAAATTTTGCCATCCTCTCTTGCAACATCCTCGATACGCAGAGCGAGAAGCCTCTCTTCACGCCCTATATCATCGTGCAACGAGACGGCTTGCGCTATGGCATTATCGGTGTTAGTGAACCGGAGATAGTCAATTTGGCAGACATCGCCCAAACAGCTAAGGCCCTGGATCCCATACAGAGCCTGCAGAGATATTTGCCTGAGGTGCAAGAGCACAGCGATGTGATCATCGTGCTCTCGCATCTAGGCCTAGAAGGAGACAAGGCTCTAGCTCAAGCCATACCAGACATTGACGTGATTGTGGGAGGAAGGTCAAGGAGGCTTCTCCGAGCGCCTGAAATGGTGGGCTCGACGATCATTGTGCAGGCAGGATATGATGGAGAATGGCTGGGCAAGTTGGGTGTAACAGTTACAGCTGAGGGCACGCTTGTTGACCCTTGGGTGGATATTATACCTCTTGGACCAGATATTGCCGACCATCCGGAGTTGGCAGCTCTTGTCGCACGCTATAACCAGCTCTACCCGCCGCCAACGCCCGGTGCCCATTGAGCGAGATAGCCTCCTATTTCACTTGCTCGCCAGAGCAATGGCTTAGACAGGGTGTAGAGATAATGTGGCATAAGAAATACACAGTCCTATACCACATAGCTGCCACTGCAGGGATACTGCTTGTCGTTGCTCTGCTGTGGAATAGCGGCATCGCAATGCACCTGCGTTTCCTCAAAGCTGGCGCTGCCCAAAGTTCGGCGGAATCTCCCCCCATATACCTGGTATACTTCTACCAACCGGGTTGTGACCTATGCGCAAAGGCAGATCGCGATGTCGAATACGTCGCGAGCAGGTATCCTCAGGTGAAAGTGCGCCGGCTGAACATCCGTGAAGAGGCTGCCTTTAACCAGTATCTCTGTCTCCGCGCTGGCGTGCCAGAAGAGAGGCATCTTGTCGCTCCCGCCGTTTTTGTTGGCGATGACTACCTAGTTGGTCTGAGCCAAATCGGCGCTCGCCCCCTCGAAGAACTGATCAAGCCGTATCTCGCTTCAGGTTCACCGGAGCTCTGGGCCGACTGGGAAGCAGGCAAACAAGTTGCCGAGGAGGCGATTGTGCAGCGTTTTCGTTCTCTCGGACTGCTGACCGTAGTTGGCGCCGGGCTGTTGGATGGCATTAACCCCTGTGCCTTTGCCACCATGATTTTCCTCATCTCCTACCTTTCGGTAC comes from the Chloroflexota bacterium genome and includes:
- a CDS encoding bifunctional metallophosphatase/5'-nucleotidase, with amino-acid sequence MGGVARRATAIEYLREQAGEHVLVLDAGNTLLGERLAFETKGRIIVEAMNAMGYDALTVGTLELSQGIQVLQERAKEANFAILSCNILDTQSEKPLFTPYIIVQRDGLRYGIIGVSEPEIVNLADIAQTAKALDPIQSLQRYLPEVQEHSDVIIVLSHLGLEGDKALAQAIPDIDVIVGGRSRRLLRAPEMVGSTIIVQAGYDGEWLGKLGVTVTAEGTLVDPWVDIIPLGPDIADHPELAALVARYNQLYPPPTPGAH